The sequence below is a genomic window from Chryseobacterium foetidum.
GCATTCTCACTTTAGCCAACAACCGAAAAATCCTTAATTATAATTTAAATATCGGTTTGGGTTTACCTGCTGATACGGAAATTATTCCGGTTGAAAATTTGGAAAATAAAGAAATTGGAATCGGGATGGATTATTATTTAAATCTCGCTCACGACAGCAATCCACAACTGAAATCTGCAGAAACCAACATCGGTGTTGCCGATAAAAATATCGAAATCATAAAAACCGACAGAATGCCAACGCTTTCCGGTTTCGGTGGATATAGTCTTCAACGACCGATTACCAATAGAAATCCTGTTCTGGATATGTATGCAAGTGGTTGGCAAGGTGGAATTTCGTTAAGCTACAACATCGATAATTTATATAAAACCAAAGAAAGAGTAAAGCTTGGTGAATTTCAAAAAACTCAGGCCAATGATGTTTTCACTCTAACTCAACAAAATGTTGATATGAATGTAAACGCTTCATACGTCAAATATCAGGAAGCAATCCAGCAGGCCGATATTTTAAATGATGCGAAAAGACTGGCGGAAGAAAACTATAAAATCACCGAAGCGAAATACCTCAATCAATTGGCGGTACAGGCAGAAATGATTGATGCGCAAAACCAGAAACTTCAGTCTGAACTGGATTTTGCGAATGCGGAAATCAATGTGCTGTATCAATATTACAATTTATTGAAATCAACGGGAACGCTTTAATAATTTAAACATTTTAAATGCGCTAAAATTTATTTTAAACGCAAAGTTTTATGATGGCTGAAAATATTATTAAGTGAGCAAAGATGAATCAACAAGTTGATTTTATTAAGCATATGCATAAGCTTCGCAAAACAAATTCATTTGCCTTTGCACCCTTAAAAATAAAGCGTTGCAAATAAAAAATCTTTGCGTTATACAATAAAACACAACGACTTTTCTAAATTAAAAGGCTTTTTGAAACTAAAATCATTCATAGTTAAAACTCTCAGAACCTCGTGTTCAAAAAACATATAAAAACAATGGAAAACAAGGAACAAAATATTCAGAATACACAACCACAAGCGCCGGTAAAACAAGTGGTTACAAGTGCTGAAGCCAAGAAAAAACAAAACAGAAAGAATAAAATCAGAGCCATCATCTCAAACGTTATTGTTTTTGCAGTGATTGGTTTCGGGTTGTTCTGGTTGATTCGTCAGTACTTTCACATCGGTGATAAAACCTATACGGAAGCGGCTCAGGTGGAAGAATTTATCAATCCAATCAACACCAGAGTTTCGGCTTACATCAAAGAAATTAAATTCATTGAACATCAGCAGGTGAAGAAAGGTGATACGTTGGCCATTTTGGATGACCGCGAAATCATTACACAACTCGGACAGGCGGAAGCAGCCTACCAAAACGCATTGGCTCAGCGTTCGGCAACAGGTTCATCAATCAATACCGTTTCCAACAACGTCAGTGTAATGGAATCTAACATTGCCGGCGCAAAAGCGAGATTGTGGAATGCCGAACAGAATTTAGGACGATACAAAAACCTTTTGGCAGCAGAAGCGGTAACCAGACAGCAATTTGACCAAGCCAAAACAGAATACGATGCCCAAAAAGCAGCGTATGAAACTT
It includes:
- a CDS encoding TolC family protein, producing the protein MTKNIKTALSLVMAIFPALFFSQEIKQMTANEVAELALQNHYQLKVSAQNINIAKQQTDITKLQKLPSITASTTQFYLGNVAAIDKDFSNSTAIPMPHYGSTYGVQATQLIFKGGLVNKSIELAGLREQLSELDLEKNQQDVKFLVISNYLDVYKIINQQSVFENNKKLAQQRLKNINDFYKQGMVTRNEVIRGELAIKNIDQSILTLANNRKILNYNLNIGLGLPADTEIIPVENLENKEIGIGMDYYLNLAHDSNPQLKSAETNIGVADKNIEIIKTDRMPTLSGFGGYSLQRPITNRNPVLDMYASGWQGGISLSYNIDNLYKTKERVKLGEFQKTQANDVFTLTQQNVDMNVNASYVKYQEAIQQADILNDAKRLAEENYKITEAKYLNQLAVQAEMIDAQNQKLQSELDFANAEINVLYQYYNLLKSTGTL
- a CDS encoding HlyD family secretion protein; this encodes MENKEQNIQNTQPQAPVKQVVTSAEAKKKQNRKNKIRAIISNVIVFAVIGFGLFWLIRQYFHIGDKTYTEAAQVEEFINPINTRVSAYIKEIKFIEHQQVKKGDTLAILDDREIITQLGQAEAAYQNALAQRSATGSSINTVSNNVSVMESNIAGAKARLWNAEQNLGRYKNLLAAEAVTRQQFDQAKTEYDAQKAAYETLVNQKQSANLSTTEVKSKLGINDAEIKRTKAALDMAKINLSYTVITAPYDGVMGRRTISEGQLIQPGQQVATIVLNNQKWVTANFLESQMPNIKIGEKLMMTADALGGKQFEGKVTAVSAATGSRYSSVPTDNSTGNFIKVQQRIPVRIEFTDANKKEDVAKLSAGMNMNVSIQEPSKK